The Apium graveolens cultivar Ventura chromosome 3, ASM990537v1, whole genome shotgun sequence sequence tcaaccccttttataatattgtgtgacctaacaagtatCACGACTGTCGTCCAAGATCCCATTTATGGAAATACCTACATTAGCATTACCTTTACGAGTTTCAACTATGTGCAGGAGCTGGCCCAGGGTGCCTCTAATTGCACCGTTCAAAATATCTCTAGCAAGGACCCCTAAAAATACCTCTGTGTCCAAATTGGCCAAATGAAAATTGAATACATGTGAGATAGGAATTAGTCTACCTTCTTTCAGGATTTGCAGGGCATGTTGTGTGAGGAGGCCATTTTACATGAAAGCATACTCTAATTAACATGTTCTTTATCTTTAAAAGACCAAACACCTTTCCTAATTGTCACCATGAGGCAAGTATTAAGCTTACCTGATTCAGAATTACGGCTGTCACTAAAACGTATATAAGTAAGTTTAGGGGGTGAAGGGCTATTACCCCCCTTTCTCCAAAGTTTTCAAGTAATTTAAACTTGGGGTATGGAAGGTACATACCCATGTCCCTTTGAAGAAAGTGCCTTAAATCTTCGATGATACCAGGAGCTTGAACCAGGGAGTTCATGTTTTTAAGGCCATACCTAGCCATGTATTGAGCTGTAGTGCTAAGCTCTATAGGAACAATGGTGACTAGTCTCAATGTCTCTCTCTCTTTGAAATGATTATCAAATAACATGTTGATATGAATGAAAGCTTCCTCCTGATCTGGAGGTAAGATGGTGAACTTTTTCATTCTAACATTGTTATAAACCTGCCGATTATCTGTTTTGACATGAGTCTGGTGGATTGTAAGAGATAAAGCAGTCAGGATCCTTGATTGATCTCCTTATAGAAGAAATGGAATCTCATTCTACAATTCCTTCCTCTGGAATCTGCCATTGAAAAAACAAGATAAGCAACAGAGATaaaagacaaagaaaagagaGGCAGGAGATGGTAATTGGGAACTGgatcagatagaaaataaaaatagaaaagtGTAGATATTCTCCTGAGAGAGAAGAACTATTGGAGGGTACGAGATAATGTACCAAACTATATTGTTGCAGAGAGCTATATTGAAAAAAGGAAAAGTGGGCAGAAAGAGGCAAATTGACAGCTGAAAGCAAGCAAGTGACAAAAGTCAATTGAGGAAAAGCTGATCAACTCCCGGTCTATGAGAATAACCAACAGATTAGAGGAATTATTGCCAGAAAAGCAATCAAAAAATAGTTTTAATTTAAAAGTAGCACGTTAATAGCCCATACCTGGAGTTTAAAAACTAATGAAGGTAGATTAATTAAACTACTACTTGAAGACTTTAGAATCCGTAGGCTAGTCCTTTATGTTCTATGGCCTCTGTACAATCCGAATAAATTACCAATTTCCCTGCTTTGTTGATTTTTAATACACAAATCTTCATTGTGTACAATATTGCTTCGATCTCCGATTGTAATGAACAAATTACCTGACCTCTACCTAAGAATACCTGAATCAAAGTTCTCTTTCTTCCTTTGATAGTACCTCCTATACCTCCCATGAGACCTCCATTTGTGGTAGTAGCCCAGGTCTGTATATTGTATATATTACTTCAAAAGACTCACACTTGCGTGAATACAATGCGATTACACCGTCTGCATTGACCTGTCATAAAGGATCATTACCAAAACACACGATTTTGATCAGATCGAGTAacaattaaaatttttaaaaactcCTTAGACACCTTTTCCTTCGTAAATAATACTTCATTATGAGCTAGCCAAATGCTCTAATAAGAAACAACCACTATAAGTCCCCATGTTTTTCCTGCCAACCCATTTTTGATGTATTTAAGTAGGTATTTAATCGAAAACCCATTAATTATTTTCGGTATATCTCTGATGCTCTACTAATCCCACACAAAGTTCCAAGCTAAAAGTGCAATTTTAAATTTCGAAAATAGATGTTGTGTGGACTCATCTTCACAATCGCACCAGACACACTACTTTGAAATATGAGGTAATTTGTAGTTGAGGAATTGCCTTATTGGGAGGATTCACCATTTTAACTTCCACATGAGTACCATGATTTTAGGAGAGAGTTTAGAAGACCATATCATACCCCGGTAACCGACTCGTCTTGATGTTGTACATACATTAGAATTATACAGTTTCCTAGACGGTTTAGTTGTGAAATCACCCATGACTTTGGATTAAATTAATGTATCATGTCCCTCAGTTAAGTGAAGATTGACTACATGTTGTAGTCTTGCAAGATCATCTTCATCCCTTCTGTACAGAGGTCTGATCCACATTGAAGGACGGGGAAGGGTCTGTAGCAACTGTTTGCTATTATTAGGTTGTTAATAAACAGTTTAACAGCCGTTAGATGGGGAATTAACGGGTGAGATGGTACCCGGACCGCGGAAATTTTCAGCGATTGACCTGGACGGACCGCGGAAATTTTCCGTGGTTGGGTACTGTCCCCTTATCCCCAGCATCCCAACAGCAGCTCATTTCACCACAAAAAACACCAAAATTTTCAAGAAAAATTCTACTTTCTCCAAGTTTACATTTTAGGCGATTTTGGGCATTTTCATCAAGAAATTCAAGTAGTTTTGTCAATTCAAGGTATATTTCTTGTCTTAAATTTTACATTTTCATGGCGGATAAATTATTTACTCGTATGTTTCGTCATAAACGTCAAAATGAAAAAAAAGAGTCTATTGATCATAGCTTACATCTTGATGATTTAAATACTAGTGAAGAACCTAAAACCCCTGTTTATGTTGAAGATGATGATTTTGTAGATAGAAATGAggaatttattaatttagatgaCGATTTGGTTGATGTTGAAGATGAAAATGATGAAAATGAGGTTGAAAACGAGGTTGAAAATGATAGTGATAATGTTGAGGGTGAGGAggaagatgaagatgataatgtagAGGATGCAAATTTGTATGAAAATGTTGATGGGGGGGAGTTTCATATTTGAATCAAATTTTTCAAAGTGTGGATGAGGCCGGTCATTTTTTTAGGGCTTATGCTTTACGAAATGGATTTGCTATTAAAATTCAAGCTAGTCATCGTAATAAAGACAACGAGATATATGGTCGTTTATATGTTTGTAGGCTTTATGGAAAAAGTGTCGTCGTCGAGAGTAGTCAAAATAAACGGCGTAGAGAGGTTCTTCCAAAAAGCGAGTGCAAGGTGAGGATGTAtgtcaattatcaaaagaaaaaatgTCACTGGGAGGTAACTAGCCTTGAATTGGTACACAACCACGGTCTTGTTTCCCCTAGTAAGATGAATTTGGTACAACGAGAAAGACATGTCAACACCGCGACCCGTAGTTTGATTAAAACGCTTTATGGTTCGGGGGTTCGTAATTGTCAAGTGATGAATGTGATTGGTAACATTCATGGAGGTAATGACAAAGTTGGTTTCAATGTTCAACATGTTAGGAATGTGTTAAGAGACGAGAGGAAGAAAAGGTTTGAGATTAGTGACGCCCAAGCGGGGTTGGACTTGTTGCATAGGTTGAATGAAGAAAGTggttctaaatattttattaggaCCGAAGTCGATGAAGAGAATCGCTTGAAGTGTCTAGTATGGATTGATCCGAGATGTATAATGGCTTACCAAAATTTTGGTGATGTTATGGCTTTTGATACCACTTATCGGACAAATAGGTATGCAATGCCATTTGTCCCATTTACCGGAGTCAATCATCATTATCAATCGGTAATTTTCGGGTTTACATTGATGCGGGATGAACACGCATCGACTTTTGAGTGGATTCTTCGTACTTGGCTTGAAGGTGTGGGGAATAATCTTCCACTGACTATAATCACGGATCAAGATCAAGCCATGGAAAGCGCTATTGCGGTTGTACTCCCGAATACTACCCATTTATTGTGTTCTTGGCACATTAGTCAA is a genomic window containing:
- the LOC141714613 gene encoding protein FAR1-RELATED SEQUENCE 5-like; translated protein: MADKLFTRMFRHKRQNEKKESIDHSLHLDDLNTSEEPKTPVYVEDDDFVDRNEEFINLDDDLVDVEDENDENEVENEVENDSDNVEGEEEDEDDNVEDANLAYALRNGFAIKIQASHRNKDNEIYGRLYVCRLYGKSVVVESSQNKRRREVLPKSECKVRMYVNYQKKKCHWEVTSLELVHNHGLVSPSKMNLVQRERHVNTATRSLIKTLYGSGVRNCQVMNVIGNIHGGNDKVGFNVQHVRNVLRDERKKRFEISDAQAGLDLLHRLNEESGSKYFIRTEVDEENRLKCLVWIDPRCIMAYQNFGDVMAFDTTYRTNRYAMPFVPFTGVNHHYQSVIFGFTLMRDEHASTFEWILRTWLEGVGNNLPLTIITDQDQAMESAIAVVLPNTTHLLCSWHISQKFPEKLAHYYSAFPEFKMDFNNYIYKSLTECVFEARWASFVEKYHLQDHKWLNGLYELKHKWIPAYTRNKFSAFQNSTSRSEGMNSFFDKYVSSATGLKEFIENAQKALARQFMREKEEDYVTINLKRPMKLHTILEYHASCIYTKEMFRRFQDELVESSKYFVEKDRRASEEWEGMGDVYTYYSCYRPMSEPTRRNVYFVAFEKASSLGMCTCRMLEHSGLPCRHLLVVFTKKRVSEIPPYYINRRWTMHANRVDDVLPYNLDVGQSHEMTSTDRFNSMTMLTMSFCQSSIASKEWYDYVIGVMNREIPILERMSVNGIKSYESNSQAPNASAHEETILDPIMSQTKGRKKDVRFKSPIESIGKKEKPPRRCTYCQMEGHDKRKCASRLEDLKNVQESQYN